atgtacacccagtaatccgtagtggccagaatgcgtctaacgcgagggtcacgagaaaggcagcctaacatgaagtcatccatgtgtgccagggtgccagtacgcaagacatggctgtcctcgctggcaagatgactttcaggatcctcctcctgcacAGCCCATGTATGCTGAGCAGATGaaaggcaagctgcatgggtaccctctgcagtgtgcccagctgtctcttccccctcctcctcctgctcctcctcctccaaaaggcgccgagaaatagacatgagggtgctgtgactatcaagcgacatactctcttccctcgtctcctgttccgaccgcaaaacatcagcctttgtgctttgcagcgaacttctcaacaggcatagcagaggaatggtgacgctaatgattgcagcatcgccgctcaccatctgggtagactcctcaaagtttccgaggacctggcagatgtctgccatccaggcccactcctcggtaaagaattggggaggctgactaccactccgccgcccatgttggagttggtattccactattgctctacgctgctcatagagcctgcccagcatgtgcagcgtagagttccaccgtgtgggcacgtcgcacagcagtcagtgctctggcagattaaaccgatgttgcagggttgtcagggtggcagcgtccatggtggacttgcggaaatgtgcgcagacgcggcacaccttgccgagcaggtcaggcaagtgaagctagtttttaagaaaccgctgaaccaccagattgaagacgttggccaggcatggcacgtgtgtgaggctgtcgagctgcagagccgccaccaggttacgaccgttgtcatacacgaccatgcccggttggaggctcagcggcgaaagccagaggttggtcttctctgtcagaccctgcaacagttcggggcccgtgtgcctcttgtcacctaggctgagtagattcagcacggtctgctgacgcttgcccaccgctgtgctaccgcgCCACACCGACGGTTGCGTAAGGGGAGGGgggtagaggaggtggcatagaccgtcgcagataccagcaccgaggtaggacccgctattctgggtgtgggtaggacgttagcggtcccaggctgtgactcggtgccagcctccaccaaattcacacaatgtgccgtcagggagatatagtggccctgcccgccagtacttgtccacatgtccgttgttaagtggaccttcgttggtgaggacacgatttatgttgtgggagacgtgctggtgtaggactTGGACggcgcaccgggaaaaatagtggcgactgggaccgagtagcgcgggaccgctgccgccatgaTGTTTTTGacagcttccgtttccacaaacctgtatggcagcatctccaggctgactaattttgcaatgtgcacatttacagcttgtgcgtgtgggtgcgtggtggcgtatttgcgcttttgctccaacgcttgtgctagcgacagctgaatgctgcgctgagagacattgctggatggggtggaggacagtgaaggtgagggtgtgattgcaggccgggaggcgcacgtgcctgtgtcctgagcgggggtttggatctgagtggcaggttggggcacagggggaggcggtgacccggaggtggtgaacggccttcgccccaccttgtggggtgcttggccatcatatgcctgcgcatgctggtggtggggaggctggtagtggtggctccccggctgatcttggcgcgacacaggttgcacaccactgttcgtcggtcgtctgcactctcactgaaaaatatccacacctttgaagacctaggcctctgcagggtagcttggcgcgcgcgcgcgcggggggggggggggctttgggaaacagttgggggcatCTTCACTCTAgcacctgcctctacccctggccaccctactgcctcttccaacctgtcctgctgctgcacttgcctccccctctgaagaactcTCCTCGGTTGAcctagcgaaccaggtggggtcagtcacctcatcgtccagcggttcttcctctgaatcctctgtgctctcctccctcggacttactgcccttactactacctcacagatagacaactgtgtctcatcatcatcgacctcctcacccactgaaagctcttgagacagttgccagaagtccccagcctcatcacccggaccccgggaactttccatcggtcacaacaaactcctcaggtgagagaggaaccattattTCCCAATCAAGAcaggggccccagaacagttcctgggagtccgcctgctcatcagaatgtgtcatgttcatggagttaggaggctgggaggaagaaggagcagcagcgagaggattcagagttgcagcagtggacggcgtagaagactgggtggtcgatacattgctggatgcattttctaccatcgacgacaggacctgctgacactgctcagtttgtaataaatgtCTACTATgtagacccaaaaattgtgatatgaacctggggaccccagaaactttcctctttCCTAatgctgcagcagccggctgcgattcacctggaccaggaactcggcctgtgcccacaccctcacttggacctccgcaccctcgacccttacccctactcctcatcatggtggattaagaatagagcagggcccaaataaattaccccactgtacaccactgacaactgtggcttaattcactgtacacagagacttgtagatagcggaggctctatgctgtgacttgaaaaaagtaacccgctgtcttgctctgatacctaggggtaatttaccgctcgcagagacttgtagataatagaggctgtgtggagtgggagaagactctaaagccaggggagagtgctggtaactgcagcgatctcaaccccaccaaggaaagggtattgtgagaggctctgcacagcggctgagctgaaataccatgcagtggcccaggtaatattacagtactgtttagcggtgagacctctgtctaatgcactgcagacacagaacggtataactgaagtcgtttgctgtaggctaggaaatatttgagtgcagtttcacggtgagagctggttgtacggcactgcaggctgagaacgctactaCTGACAGGCTGcggacaggcctagatgcgtaatacaaaaatggatgcactacaactcccagcaggccacaactaatGCACAAGGTCAGGTGTGACCCTAAAAAGGACAGTTGGggatcttgaagacaggatcctacgctaaccctatagaagcagcagcactttccctaacccctgccagcgtgtgtctgaggcgagccgcgggtggggccgcTTTAGGTACTCGGCGGTCCCCTGATCTCGCCATCCACTCACTGCTGGAGGGtgtgagagggctggcacgtcacagcaggaagtggtaatgccttccttgcatgtctcttggctagaaaatggcgctaaacatgcgaggaaggaaatggaattgactcgagtaccccgtggtgttcgtctccagtcccctaatgctcggacgagtgtgctcgctcatctctagttattaccttaATTATATCAATGTGGATTCTATCATTTATATTGATTACATAGTATATCTAAAGATAGACAGACatacaaacacattgcatgctaatgagcccgtctgtctggcagttgactgtgcattgtgatgtcatcaatctggtgtgacacgggcagtatagaatgaTGAATACTGGAGCTTGGTGGCCATCTGAAGTCAGTCTCCACTTCGGACGGGTTACAGATTAAACAGTATTGTATTGTCGTAAATGTGCCCGGTCTTATCTCCGCTTGCTGCATGTGGTGTGCTATATTGTTGCAGCGTGTGCATCTTCCATGCTGGCACTTATAGGATCCTGCCGGTGGGGTAGATAAATTGCCCCTATGTTTTTGATGTGTCCTTACAGAATACTATATTGGGCCTGGGGGTTATGGTATCTATTAGGAAAATATCACTTTTAAGTATCTCCCTGTGTTTAATGAAGaaaattctaaaggcccatttagacacaacgattatcacccaaaatCCACGCACACGGCAGTTCatgggacagttttgagcgtccgctttgcataagcgtgtaaatgaaggctcacgctgtatgcagaatacaagcgggaccgctatcttctccaTACAGCTGTTGtattctcggagcgctcagctgatatccTGCTAAGCGCTcctagcggggtatgcagaacacagctggagcgcttgtcttcttcatattccggctgtgtttcccaagcgggataccagctaaaacaatagtatcagcggtatcccactgagaatgcagcatgcagcatggataaggctcatcattgtctttcagctagctaaatgggcctttattgaaaCATGTCTGCTTGTTGTAGCCAGAATAGCTACTAGGGAAGGACAATCATTTTAATAAGACCCTTTCTTATTGAGGGTAGGGGAGGCGAGGAGAGGGAGAATAGTGCCCGTGTAGTCATGCATGCCATGTATTTTATGTGAATGAGGGACTCCGGGTCTTGAgaatctgcagagtgttgcacagcatggtggccacagcagaggaggagTAATCCTGGTGCTTCTTGGGGTGGCAGTAGAAGTGCCACTGTATGCCCTGTGCCGGGGACTGTCACAGGTTATGGGGCCTCCTTGTTATACACGGTGCCCTGATGTTCCTGCCGCCCACAGCTGTCTGTTGTGGCTCCTGAGTGTCTCTCTGCTCCGGCAGGGGAgcgctgatgcagcagagctctagTACTCCCCTTCACCGAAGCCTCCCTGCGCGCTCTATCCTCGCCCCCACGTGTTTGTGGCAGCAGCTGCACTGCTCGCTTTACAGGAGGGATTCACGCTCCAACGGCTCTCTGCTGCATGGCCCTTGTCTCCGTCACCCCTCCTCCGTCTTCTCTCCCACTGCTTCAGGAGCTGACAGGCCAATCGGCTGCACAAGATGGCAAGGGCTCTtgtattcagccaatcagcagagagAGGGGATGGGCCTTCACGCTAGACAACTAAAAGAAACGCCCCGCAATGACGGCCCTGATCAGTAGTTCCCTCTCTGGTCCGCTCACTGTCTATATAGAGTAGGGCTCTGCGCTGAGCAGCTATCGCTTTCTGCTTACAACGTGGAAGATGTCTGGTCGCGGTAAAGGAGGGAAAGGTCTTGGGAAGGGCGGCGCCAAGCGGCACAGGAAGGtgctccgtgataacatccagggcatcaccaagcctgccatccgccgTCTAGCTCGCAGGGGAGGCGTCAAGCGTATCTCTGGTCTCATCTATGAAGAGACTCGCGGCGtcctgaaagtcttcctggagaatgtgatccgcgacgccgtcacctacaccgagcacgccaagcggaagaccgtcaccgctatggacgtggtgtacgcgctcaagcgccagggccgcactctctacggcttcggaggttaataatgctgctctttctccataacacaaaggctcttctcagagccgcccacctcttccaaggaaaggctgtaatCCAACTCCTTGTGGGGTCGTCAGCAGCGGTGATAATCTAGGCGCTCTGACATGATACAGCCGGGGTGTAGCAGCCTCCCCGTCAGGGTGCGCTTCAGGCTGCGGTCACTGCACGCTTTTAAACCCCTTAACCTATTTAGGGCAGGCAGGTTATGTTTATAATACGCGAGGAGCTGGGCCTGAATTAATGAGTGCGGTGAAGGGTTAACAGACCTGCCGTTGGAGGTCGGGTGGTTTTAGTGCCGCCTATGGGCGGGGCTATAGTCAGATTCTTCCCGCTCATTGGCTGATCCCCGGAGATTTTGAACTTCCCGCTCAGTTGATCGCGTCTCCCGATCAACCACGTTGATAACAGTATGCCGGGGATTCAAATCTCTTTCTACTACATTTGAAAGATGAGAGAATGGCATTAATTGAGGAACTGACTaggtcactgaaggggttaacagaccacctgctgctgACGACAGAACATTATTGGGGAGAGGCGGCACCAGGGTACACCGCGCACAGGCTGGCTGTGAACCCGAGTTGGGGAAATGACAGCGGaggacaggatgcagctcgttTGAGGAGGATTTGGTggctctgaaaagagcctttATGTTCCATGTGGTGCCCAGAGCAGATCTAAGCCCTCTCTCCGCGAATCCTGCGGGCCAGCTGGATGTCTTTGGGCATGATGGTGACCCGCTTGGCGTGGATGGCGCACAGATTGGTGTCCTCGAACAGTCCTACCAGGTAAGCCTCGCTGGCCTCCTGCAGGGCCATGACCGCTGAGCTCTGGAAGCGCAGGTCAGTCTTGAAGTCCTGGGCGATCTCTCTCACCAGGCGCTGAAAGGGAAGCTTACGAATCAGCAGCTCGGTGGACTTCTGGTAGCGacggatttcacggagagccactGTACCTGGACGGTAGCGGTGAGGCTTCTTCACTCCGCCGGTGGCAGGAGCGCTCTTCCTGGCGGCCTTCGTAGCCAGCTGCTTGCGGGGAGCTTTCCCTCCGGTGGATTTACGAGCGGTCTGCTTGGTTCTGGCCATAGCTCTACTGTAGAGATGCACACAGATGTGATATGATGGGAGCCGTAGACAGAGCAGAGCCTTTATACCCTACTTGCTCTTCCCTATTGGCTCTTAGAAACAACGCCCCCTACATCTCattggctttttcaaacaaaccaCTAGCCCGCCAAAACGCTTGATGCCCGCGACCAATCAGCGTTCAGCAGAGGCTGGCCCCACCTCACCCTATCAGGCCATTGCATGATACGTACGGGTGTCTGTGAAATCATGTTCTCAGCTGCTTCCCTGCATTGATATGTCCGCAGAAACACACACTCCACGCTGCACGGCAGTCTCCCCCATTAGAAGCTGTGCTGGTTTTATGGGAAATGCATTAGGTCGGCGAGTCCCCTTCACACTCAGCCCGGCATCCATACACGCGTTGTATAGGTCACACTCCACAACAGTAACGGGGATGATGCGGCGACAATGTCTCGTATTACTCCCCCTCTACAGCCCCCCCCTCGCTCCCTAGACTCCCAACTGATATGAAGTCCCCTGTAGCCGCTATGGGGGCGCTGCTATCTAGAACAGAATTCGAGGCAGTGATAATACAGCTCTGCGGTGAGAAGGTGGCggctctgaaaagagcctttgtgggGTAAATGCACGGGCGGCTTCAGCTTATTTCTTAGCCGCACTCTTCTTGGCTTTAACAGCCTTCTTAGCCGGACTCTTGGCAGCTTTGGGTTTGGCCGCCTTCTTAGCCGGACTCTTCGTCACCTTCTTGGGCTTTGGGGCGGCCTTCGGCTTTGAGGCTTTCTTCGGGCTCTTGGCCACTTTCTTGGCGGCGGCCGCTGcagttttctttgcttttttcggGCTTTTGGCCGGAGCCTTCTTGGGCTTCTTAGGAGATTTCGCCGCTTTCTTGGCTCCAGCGGGCTTCTTGGGCTTGGCCGCAGACGCTGGCTTCTTTTTGGCCGGCTTGTCCTTAGTCTCCTGCTTCTTGTTCAGCTTGAAGGAGCCGGAGGCGCCGCTGCCTTTCACCTGGAGCAGGCTGCCCTTGGTGACCAGAGACTTGACGGCCAGCTTCAGGCGGCTGTTATTCTTCTCTACATCGTACCCTCCGGCAGCCAGAGCCTTCTTCAGGGCGGCTAGAGACACCCCGCTGCGCTCTTTAGAGGCGGACACGGCTCTGACGATCAGCTCCGACACGCCGGGACCGGAGGCCTTCTTGCTTTTCTTGGCGCCCCCTGCGGCGGATTTCTTCGGCTGCTTCTTGGATTTGGCAGCCGGCTCGGCGGCAGGAGGAGcggcggctggcgcggtttctgcCATTGTGTGCTGCGGTAATCAAATACTAAAACTCTCCTGGAAGAGAAACTCTGAGAGCGGCGCTGGTGGCTCCTCTTATATGTACAGCGGCCGCGCTCTGATTGGCTCGTGAGCAGACCCGTCctgagctgctattggctgaatcTGAGCACAGCTAATGCCTTATCCCATCcgggcctcctctccgctccgttCTCCTCTTGTGCTTCCCTGCCCGGGATAAGAGTCCGTTACCGGTCAGAACCGGACAGGAGAGCTCGCTTTCAACGTGACTCCTCACTCTCTGACATCTCATGCAACCGTTTATAGCCGCCGCTGGCGGAGGttccggggaggagcggagaggaggccacGAGATCTTCGCCATAGTTCTCCCGATCTGCACATCACCGCCTATCTGCGGAGATAAAACCGCTGCGGGAGCGCCTTCCCTCTATTCCCGGCCCTTGTCACCATCCCCGGGATCTACTCCACAATCTCCATCGTGCAGAAGCTGATTGCACAATGCGAGGACGACGTGGAGCTGCCGAGAGCCCAGAGGTGTAGCACAGGCTGCGCCTCCGCTCACTGCCAGCTCCCGGGTGctgaatgtatactgtatatactgcagactGCTCTATACTGCGGCGCAATGTAAGATGAGGAAACCCAGTACCCCCCTGTACACTCAGACGATCGGGAATGCCACACGTTATCGTCCCTTTAATACCCCGGACATGATGGGTGTGGTTGTCCACAAGAAGAAGCGATTCTTCTTCTCTGCAGGTGCATCTCCTCCCGCGGGCTGCTGCCCGTTCTATATCATCCCAGGGATATCATGTGCTGGACGTGACGGTCATTGCATCGGCTCTGTAGTTCCCATCAATCGTTGACGGTGAAGATGGAACTTGGGATTCTGCTGAAGAGCGGTGGCATCTAACAACGCTCTAATCGGGATGTAGATCGCCAAGAAATGACGCCTGAACAAAGCCTTCTACCCGCGGGTCTCCTGCAGCCGGCGATggcctgtcagtcactgatgtccgAGCGGAGCATTGATACAGCGGGACTCTCAGCGCCAGATCCAGTGCCACAGTCGGTGACATCGTACAGAACCCGCAGGGAGGGTTGCACTGCAGATCCCCGGGGGCAGCAGATGTTGTACAGTGTCCGCTGGGATTCCTACGGGAGAGCGTGTTGGTCCAGAAAGCTGAAGGACCATCGGTACTGTGAGACCCCCGCTTCCCCCACAACCCCGTCCTCTATACCCTTCCAGATCGCTAATCAGCTCTTCTATTTAGCGCCCAAGGAGGCGACCCAGAAAGAGAGCAGTGTCAGGGGCAGCTAGTGGAGCTCTTGTTGGCAAGCCGCTGCTCCGGCCGAACAGCAGCTCACAGTCATCGGCAGAGCTGGCCACCAGCGGCGCCATGGGCAGCGAGAGCGGGGTTCGCCGTGGCAGCGGCGCCAGTGCCATCGGTGTACGGGAGCGGAGGCCAGCGCGTAGGGTGACagcggcgccggctgctgcggccGACGGGGACAGGAGCTGGGAGCAGACAAAGCTGTCCAGCGAGCGCCCGGGGGGAAACAAGAGTAGATGTCAATCCGGCGGGGAGATGTGTGAGACAGGACCAGAGATGGGAATCCGCCTGGGAGATATGTGAGCTTGCCAGGGGAATGGGcggtacatgtggggaggtgtgtgtgcggcAGCCGGTCCACCGTCGTGCCCCTCGCCTAGACGTACCATCTAACTCGGGGCTCCCAACCCATGTTTCCACCCTTACATCcgctggagacataatgcaccagggcCGCTCAGCTGTAAGTGAATAGGAGCAGCGCAGATGGTACGGCATCAGTACAACTGTAGCTGAGCTCCGTCTCCCGGCCGGCCTCCAGCTTCCTTCTCAGTGCAGTAGGGTCACTCCGGCTTTGCTGCACCTCATGCCCTCCCATGAACCCTCCTCCGggcaggtgtgaggggagggggcagcGCTCTCTAGGACGGGCTCTCCTAGCTGCCTCGGACGCTGCTCTTGTTCTATGTCTATGTGTTGCCTCCGTGGGGAGGAGGGGATAATAAATACCATCGGGTGCCATCAAGAAGCTTCACGGAAGACAGCTCCCTGTCCGGGCTGCCCCATGCGTGACTTCCCACGGGACACCGGCCTAGCTATGTACATTTAACCCTTAACCCACTAGTATCCGGTCACTGTATCTACCTGCAGTCATACATGTAAAGGCAGTAGCCGCagtacacagtgcggccggtgggtcAATAATCTGCTCACAATGACCAACATGGACATACAATGGAGAACAATACAATAAATGAGTTCTGAATGTAATGTTTATGTAAAGGTCACCGTGTCCGTACAAAGGGTCTAGTGTTCTTGTGTCACATTGTGTG
The Eleutherodactylus coqui strain aEleCoq1 chromosome 11, aEleCoq1.hap1, whole genome shotgun sequence genome window above contains:
- the LOC136582599 gene encoding histone H3 → MARTKQTARKSTGGKAPRKQLATKAARKSAPATGGVKKPHRYRPGTVALREIRRYQKSTELLIRKLPFQRLVREIAQDFKTDLRFQSSAVMALQEASEAYLVGLFEDTNLCAIHAKRVTIMPKDIQLARRIRGERA
- the LOC136582642 gene encoding histone H4; amino-acid sequence: MSGRGKGGKGLGKGGAKRHRKVLRDNIQGITKPAIRRLARRGGVKRISGLIYEETRGVLKVFLENVIRDAVTYTEHAKRKTVTAMDVVYALKRQGRTLYGFGG
- the LOC136582600 gene encoding histone H1B-like, with amino-acid sequence MAETAPAAAPPAAEPAAKSKKQPKKSAAGGAKKSKKASGPGVSELIVRAVSASKERSGVSLAALKKALAAGGYDVEKNNSRLKLAVKSLVTKGSLLQVKGSGASGSFKLNKKQETKDKPAKKKPASAAKPKKPAGAKKAAKSPKKPKKAPAKSPKKAKKTAAAAAKKVAKSPKKASKPKAAPKPKKVTKSPAKKAAKPKAAKSPAKKAVKAKKSAAKK